The Pseudomonas iranensis genome includes a window with the following:
- the dxs gene encoding 1-deoxy-D-xylulose-5-phosphate synthase: protein MPTTFHEIPRKRPTTPLLDRANTPDGLRRLGEAELETLADELRLELLYTVGQTGGHFGAGLGVIELTIALHYVFDTPDDRLLWDVGHQAYPHKILTGRRERMASLRQKDGIAAFPRRSESEYDTFGVGHSSTSISAALGMAIAARLQDSDRKAIAVIGDGALTAGMAFEALNHAPEVNANMLVILNDNDMSISRNVGGLSNYLAKILSSRTYASMREGSKKVLSRLPGAWEIARRTEEYAKGMLVPGTLFEELGWNYIGPIDGHDLPTLIATLRNMRDLKGPQFLHIVTKKGKGFAPAEVDPIGYHAITKLEPLDAPAAAPKAVGGPKYSAVFGEWLCDMAAADARLVGITPAMKEGSDLVAFSERFPERYFDVAIAEQHAVTFAAGMACEGAKPVVAIYSTFLQRGYDQLVHDVAVQNLDVLFAIDRAGLVGEDGPTHAGSYDLSYLRCIPGMLIMTPSDENELRKMLTTGHLYNGPAAVRYPRGSGPNAVIEKDLEAIEIGKGIVRRQGSKVAMLVFGVQLSEALKVAEKLDATVVDMRFVKPLDEALVREIAGGHELLVTIEENAIMGGAGGAVSEFLARENILKSMLHLGLPDIYVEHAKPAQMLAECGLDEAGIEASIRQRLDLLAQ from the coding sequence ATGCCCACGACGTTTCATGAGATTCCCCGCAAGCGCCCGACCACGCCCCTGCTCGACCGTGCGAACACGCCGGACGGCCTGCGCCGGTTAGGCGAAGCCGAGCTGGAAACCCTGGCCGATGAGTTGCGCCTGGAATTGCTCTACACGGTCGGCCAGACCGGTGGGCATTTCGGTGCCGGCCTGGGCGTGATCGAGCTGACCATCGCGCTGCATTACGTTTTCGACACCCCGGACGACCGTCTGCTGTGGGACGTCGGGCATCAGGCGTATCCGCACAAGATCCTCACCGGTCGCCGCGAGCGCATGGCCAGCCTGCGTCAAAAGGACGGCATTGCCGCGTTCCCGCGCCGCTCCGAGAGCGAGTACGACACCTTCGGCGTCGGCCACTCCAGCACCTCGATCAGCGCTGCGCTGGGCATGGCCATTGCCGCCCGTCTGCAGGACAGCGATCGCAAGGCTATCGCCGTGATCGGCGACGGCGCGCTGACCGCCGGCATGGCTTTCGAGGCGCTGAACCATGCGCCTGAAGTCAACGCCAACATGCTGGTGATCCTCAACGACAACGATATGTCGATCTCGCGCAACGTCGGCGGGCTGTCGAACTATCTGGCGAAGATCCTTTCCAGCCGCACCTACGCGAGCATGCGCGAGGGCAGCAAGAAAGTCCTTTCGCGGCTGCCCGGCGCGTGGGAAATCGCCCGTCGCACCGAAGAATATGCCAAGGGCATGCTGGTCCCCGGCACCCTGTTCGAAGAGCTGGGCTGGAACTACATCGGCCCGATCGACGGCCACGACCTGCCAACCCTGATCGCCACCCTGCGCAACATGCGCGATCTCAAAGGCCCGCAGTTCCTGCACATCGTCACCAAGAAAGGCAAAGGCTTCGCCCCGGCGGAAGTCGACCCGATCGGTTACCACGCCATCACCAAACTCGAACCACTGGACGCCCCCGCCGCTGCGCCGAAAGCCGTCGGCGGGCCGAAGTATTCGGCGGTGTTTGGCGAGTGGCTGTGTGACATGGCGGCGGCTGACGCTCGTCTGGTCGGAATTACCCCGGCGATGAAGGAAGGCTCGGATCTGGTGGCGTTCAGCGAGCGCTTCCCCGAGCGTTATTTCGACGTGGCGATTGCCGAGCAGCACGCGGTAACGTTCGCCGCCGGCATGGCCTGCGAAGGCGCGAAACCGGTGGTGGCGATCTATTCGACATTCCTGCAACGCGGTTACGACCAACTGGTACACGATGTCGCGGTGCAGAACCTCGACGTGCTGTTCGCCATCGACCGTGCCGGCCTGGTCGGCGAAGACGGCCCGACCCACGCTGGCAGCTACGACCTGTCGTACCTGCGCTGCATCCCGGGCATGCTCATCATGACCCCGAGCGATGAAAACGAACTGCGCAAGATGCTCACCACCGGCCACCTCTACAACGGCCCGGCGGCAGTGCGTTACCCACGCGGCAGCGGGCCGAATGCAGTCATCGAAAAAGATCTCGAAGCGATCGAAATCGGCAAGGGCATCGTCCGTCGTCAGGGCAGCAAGGTCGCCATGCTGGTGTTCGGCGTGCAACTGAGCGAAGCCTTGAAAGTCGCCGAGAAACTCGACGCCACCGTGGTCGACATGCGTTTCGTCAAACCGCTCGATGAAGCGCTGGTGCGCGAGATCGCCGGTGGCCACGAGTTGCTGGTGACTATCGAAGAGAACGCAATCATGGGCGGCGCCGGTGGCGCGGTCAGCGAGTTTCTCGCCCGCGAAAACATCCTCAAGTCGATGCTGCATCTGGGCTTGCCGGACATTTACGTCGAGCATGCGAAACCGGCGCAGATGCTTGCCGAGTGCGGGCTGGATGAGGCCGGGATCGAAGCGTCGATTCGCCAGCGGCTGGATTTGCTCGCCCAATAA